A part of Anolis sagrei isolate rAnoSag1 chromosome 3, rAnoSag1.mat, whole genome shotgun sequence genomic DNA contains:
- the LOC137096581 gene encoding cilia- and flagella-associated protein 251-like, whose translation KRKKKKGEEEEEEEEEEGEKEEGEEEEEEEGEEEEEEEEEGEEEEEEEEGEEEEEEEEEEEEEEEGEEEEEEEEEGEEEEEEEEEEGEEEGEEEEGEEEEEGEEEEEEEEEKGEEEEEEEEGEEKEEEEDEEEEGEEEEEEEEEGEEEEEEEEEGEEEEEEEGEEEEEEEEEEGEEKEEEEDEEEEEEKKGRRKKKKKRKKKKGEEEEEEEEEEGEKEEGEEEEEEEGEEEEEEEEEGEEEEEEEEEEEEEEEEEEEEEEEEEGEEEGEEEEEEEEEGEEEEEEEEEEEEEGEEEGEEEEGEEEEEEEEEGEEEEEEEEEEGEEEEEEEEEEEEEGEEEGEEEEEEEEEGEEEEEEEEEEEEEGEEEEEEEEEGEEEEEEEEEEEKEEEEGGRRRMETVDMEAGRGLKGHPVQPSFKQIEATKAPHRYTHEIAYLLRQSLVA comes from the coding sequence aagaggaagaagaagaagggggaggaggaagaagaggaggaagaggaagaaggggagaaggaagaaggggaggaagaggaagaggaagaaggggaggaggaagaagaggaggaagaggaaggggaggaggaagaagaagaggaagaaggggaggaggaagaagaggaggaagaagaagaggaagaagaagaagaaggggaggaggaagaagaggaagaggaagaaggggaagaggaggaggaggaggaagaagaagaaggggaggaggaaggggaggaggaagaaggggaggaagaggaagaaggggaggaggaagaagaggaggaagaggaaaaaggggaggaggaagaagaagaggaagaaggggaggagaaagaagaggaggaggacgaagaggaagaaggggaggaggaagaagaggaggaagaagaaggggaggaagaagaggaggaagaggaagaaggggaggaagaggaagaggaagaaggggaggaggaagaagaggaggaagaggaagaaggggaggagaaagaagaggaggaggacgaagaggaagaggaagagaagaaggggaggaggaagaagaagaagaagaggaagaagaagaagggggaggaggaagaagaggaggaagaggaagaaggggagaaggaagaaggggaggaagaggaagaggaagaaggggaggaggaagaagaggaggaagaggaaggggaggaggaagaagaagaggaagaagaggaggaggaagaagaggaggaagaggaggaagaggaggaggaagaagaaggggaggaggaaggggaggaggaagaagaggaagaggaagaaggggaggaggaagaagaggaggaggaggaggaggaagaagaaggggaggaggaaggggaggaggaagaaggggaggaagaagaagaggaagaggaagaaggggaggaggaagaagaggaggaagaggaagaaggggaggaggaagaagaggaggaagaggaggaggaagaagaaggggaggaggaaggggaggaggaagaagaggaagaggaagaaggggaggaggaagaagaggaggaagaggaggaggaagaagaaggggaggaggaagaagaggaagaggaagaaggggaggaggaagaagaggaggaggaggaggaagaaaaagaagaggaggagggggggagaagAAGAATGGAAACAGTTGATATGGAGGCGGGGAGAggtctcaaaggccatccagtccaaccctctttcaAGCAGATAGAGGCCACCAAAGCACCCCACAGATACACACACGagattgcttacttacttaggcaatccctcgtagcttga